The proteins below are encoded in one region of Nitrospirota bacterium:
- a CDS encoding ATP-binding protein: MKPDRKETLLALVVDDDAVNRLLACAALESAGWNVEEAENGREGLEAFQRLQPDVVLLDVMMPEMDGYTTCASLRKLPEGTHTPVLIMTGLDDYNSVTQAYDAGATDFLTKPLNGLLLTHRVRYIVRSSRIVQELRDSQASLVQARDAALESTRLKSEFLATVSHEIRTPMNGVLGMTEWLMETQLTPEQRDCAEAIRTSGDTLLSIISNILDFSKIESGKLQLQQIDFDVKKLLEDIVSPFRQRAQLKGVALACQIQEQVPLWLHGDPDRLCQIVSNLLGNAIKFTEHGEIVLRAEVDERQDPIDPDRPVASRPVNGNTRRLVTVRFSVADTGIGIAPEACTRIFQPFMQADGSTTKKYGGTGLGLAICQQLVDLMGGSIGVDSEPGQGSVFHVTVPLEHKAE; encoded by the coding sequence ATGAAGCCTGACCGGAAAGAGACTCTCCTAGCCTTAGTTGTGGACGACGATGCCGTGAACAGGCTGCTGGCGTGCGCAGCCCTGGAGAGCGCCGGATGGAATGTCGAAGAAGCTGAGAATGGGCGGGAAGGGCTGGAAGCCTTCCAGCGGCTCCAGCCTGATGTCGTGCTGCTTGATGTCATGATGCCGGAAATGGACGGCTATACGACCTGTGCATCCCTCCGAAAACTTCCAGAGGGAACACACACCCCCGTGCTCATCATGACCGGTCTGGACGATTACAACTCCGTCACACAGGCCTACGATGCCGGCGCCACCGACTTCCTGACAAAACCGCTGAACGGACTGCTGTTGACGCACCGCGTCCGCTACATCGTGCGGTCGAGCCGGATCGTACAGGAGTTGCGGGACAGCCAGGCGAGCCTGGTCCAGGCTCGCGATGCGGCGCTCGAAAGCACGCGACTCAAATCGGAATTTCTTGCCACCGTCAGCCACGAAATCAGGACGCCCATGAACGGCGTCCTCGGCATGACCGAATGGCTCATGGAGACACAGCTGACGCCTGAGCAACGTGACTGTGCGGAAGCGATTCGCACATCGGGTGATACCTTGCTCTCGATCATCAGTAACATCCTAGATTTCTCGAAAATCGAATCCGGCAAGCTGCAGCTGCAACAGATCGACTTCGACGTCAAAAAGCTGCTCGAAGACATCGTCAGCCCGTTTCGCCAACGGGCGCAACTCAAAGGGGTAGCATTGGCTTGCCAAATCCAGGAACAGGTGCCGCTATGGCTGCACGGTGACCCCGATCGACTGTGCCAGATAGTGAGCAATCTTCTGGGCAACGCCATCAAATTTACCGAGCATGGAGAGATCGTGCTCCGCGCGGAAGTAGATGAGAGGCAAGACCCGATCGATCCGGACAGGCCGGTCGCGTCAAGGCCCGTCAACGGGAACACCAGACGGCTTGTCACTGTGCGCTTTTCTGTCGCAGATACGGGGATTGGCATCGCCCCGGAGGCCTGCACAAGGATTTTCCAACCCTTCATGCAAGCCGATGGATCGACGACGAAAAAGTACGGTGGCACGGGATTGGGACTGGCGATCTGTCAACAGCTTGTCGATCTAATGGGTGGATCCATCGGCGTAGATAGCGAGCCGGGCCAGGGCAGCGTCTTTCACGTTACCGTCCCTCTTGAACACAAGGCGGAATAG